The Glycine soja cultivar W05 chromosome 8, ASM419377v2, whole genome shotgun sequence genome has a window encoding:
- the LOC114421794 gene encoding uncharacterized protein LOC114421794 isoform X2, which translates to MKEKKLISKSIRAQSSPFDLSPPPIDHDFLELLHPFGKLFFLKEQSQWVLMHGINYGLFEELVYYSILTCLWNSVSLNKGCYKGQETISRLIT; encoded by the exons atgaaggagaagaagctaATATCCAAATCAATTCGCGCTCAGTCCTCACCTTTCGACCTCTCTCCTCCTCCCATCGACCATGATTTCCTG GAGCTGCTCCATCCATTTGGAAAGCTATTCTTTCTCAAGGAGCAATCCCAATGGGTTCTAATGCATGGAATAAACTACGGTTTATTCGAG GAGTTAGTCTACTATAGCATACTAACCTGTCTATGGAACTCGGTTTCTCTAAATAAGG GTTGTTACAAAGGACAGGAGACTATATCTAGGCTCATAACATGA
- the LOC114421794 gene encoding putative transferase At1g60990, chloroplastic isoform X1, with protein sequence MKEKKLISKSIRAQSSPFDLSPPPIDHDFLVDKQPVTLGVGNIISEDGFSLLMSPGAAPSIWKAILSQGAIPMGSNAWNKLRFIRGCYKGQETISRLIT encoded by the exons atgaaggagaagaagctaATATCCAAATCAATTCGCGCTCAGTCCTCACCTTTCGACCTCTCTCCTCCTCCCATCGACCATGATTTCCTG GTTGATAAGCAGCCTGTAACTTTAGGGGTTGGAAACATCATTTCTGAAGATGGTTTTTCATTACTGATGTCTCCAGGAGCTGCTCCATCCATTTGGAAAGCTATTCTTTCTCAAGGAGCAATCCCAATGGGTTCTAATGCATGGAATAAACTACGGTTTATTCGAG GTTGTTACAAAGGACAGGAGACTATATCTAGGCTCATAACATGA
- the LOC114421795 gene encoding 13S globulin seed storage protein 2-like, which produces MELDLTPKTAEVLFEGDGGGYYTWWSSKVPLLAKTNVGAGRLVLQPQGFAIPHYSDISKVGYVLQGNDGVAGMALRNSTTREEVVVKLKKGDVIPVPIGSVSWWFNDGDSDLVIVFLGETSKALIPGEISYFFLTGLQGVIGGFSNELTSKIYGLDKDGVEKLTKSQSGVVIIKLDKSQSLPKPQMEITKKLVYNIDVAHPENVVENAGIVKTLTEQDFPFIGDVGLSVIRVKLEPGAIKAPSYPINPTVQLIYIARGSGKIEIVDFSGKCALETQVEAGHLLVVPQFFVVAQIAGEEGIESYSIVTTTKPLFEELGGRASIWSALSPSVQQASLHVDSEFQSLFISKIKETTNLIPPTTN; this is translated from the exons atggaGTTGGACTTGACACCAAAGACAGCAGAAGTGTTGTTTGAGGGAGATGGTGGAGGTTACTACACTTGGTGGAGTTCTAAAGTGCCACTGCTGGCCAAGACCAATGTTGGTGCTGGTCGGTTAGTGCTTCAGCCTCAGGGCTTTGCTATTCCTCATTATTCAGATATATCCAAAGTAGGTTATGTGCTTCAAG GGAACGATGGCGTAGCTGGGATGGCCCTCCGCAACAGTACTACTAGAGAAGAGGTGGTTGTGAAGCTTAAGAAGGGAGATGTTATACCAGTACCTATTGGAAGTGTCTCGTGGTGGTTCAACGATGGGGACTCAGATCTTGTCATTGTTTTTCTTGGAGAAACTTCAAAGGCTCTTATTCCTGGCGAAATTAGTTATTTCTTTCTAACCGGGCTTCAAGGAGTTATAGGAGGCTTCTCTAATGAGCTCACAAGCAAAATATATGGTTTGGACAAAGATGGGGTGGAAAAGCtcacaaaaagccaaagtgggGTTGTGATCATCAAATTAGACAAAAGCCAATCTTTGCCTAAGCCCCAAATGGAAATAACCAAAAAGCTAGTCTATAATATAGATGTTGCACACCCCGAAAATGTTGTGGAAAATGCTGGAATAGTCAAAACCTTAACGGAGCAAGATTTTCCTTTTATTGGGGATGTTGGGTTAAGTGTGATTAGAGTGAAACTTGAACCGGGTGCTATTAAGGCACCATCATACCCAATCAACCCTACGGTTCAGTTGATTTACATTGCTAGAGGAAGTGGCAAGATTGAAATTGTGGACTTTAGTGGGAAGTGTGCATTAGAGACTCAAGTTGAGGCTGGTCATTTGCTTGTTGTGCCACAATTCTTTGTGGTTGCACAAATTGCTGGGGAAGAAGGAATTGAGAGTTACTCTATCGTGACAACTACAAA GCCTTTATTTGAAGAGTTGGGTGGAAGGGCATCAATTTGGAGCGCCTTGTCACCATCTGTGCAACAAGCATCTCTTCACGTGGATTCAGAATTTCAAAGCCTCTTCATATCCAAGATCAAGGAAACCACAAATCTCATTCCTCCCACTACTAATTAG